The following are encoded in a window of uncultured Ilyobacter sp. genomic DNA:
- a CDS encoding Na/Pi cotransporter family protein has translation MIIDILFKVLGGLGIFLYGMEHMSGGMQKLAGDKLKKTLAVLTKNRFMAIIMGIFVTGMVQSSSVSTVMTIGFVNAQLMNLQQALGVILGANIGTTITGWILVLKIGKYGLPMAGIAVIISMFVKSDRAKTRALTAMGLGMIFFGLELMSQGFKPLRTMPEFIEMFHRFNADSYTGVLLAACVGALMTAIVQSSSATLGITITLAVQGLIDYQTAVALVLGENVGTTITACLASIGARANAKRAAYAHTIINIAGVIWATSIFGLYIKFLHNFANPETDITRFIATAHTMFNVSNVILFTPLIGFVANFLMKVVKDDEEKVKSVTHLDIRMVDTPTLVIDQTKKEILVMADDIKTMLAGLDSALQDSTQIKKTVEEQSALEEKLDIVQKEVSDVNFIILNHELEKKYVDETRVNLEVCDEYETISDYSLRIAKTLNKLSENDILLNETKVNDLKKVHDKVADFFVFANEAYKSNDKETLIEAMRKATDIKNEYKKARNDHMERVGENKMPAMLSTGYMDILNHYRRMRDHILHIVEALTV, from the coding sequence ATGATAATTGATATTTTATTTAAGGTTTTAGGAGGGTTAGGAATTTTCCTTTATGGTATGGAACACATGTCTGGAGGAATGCAAAAACTAGCCGGGGATAAACTGAAGAAAACTTTGGCGGTACTTACAAAAAACAGATTCATGGCTATCATAATGGGTATCTTCGTTACAGGAATGGTGCAGTCGTCATCGGTAAGTACGGTTATGACAATCGGATTTGTAAACGCACAGTTAATGAATTTACAGCAGGCACTTGGAGTAATTCTAGGTGCAAATATAGGTACAACAATAACTGGATGGATACTTGTGCTTAAAATCGGTAAATACGGACTTCCTATGGCAGGTATAGCTGTTATAATCAGTATGTTTGTAAAAAGTGACAGAGCCAAAACAAGAGCCCTTACGGCAATGGGACTTGGAATGATATTCTTTGGACTTGAACTGATGAGCCAAGGATTTAAGCCTCTAAGAACTATGCCTGAATTCATAGAGATGTTCCACAGATTTAATGCAGACAGTTATACAGGTGTTCTTTTAGCAGCCTGTGTAGGAGCCCTTATGACGGCGATAGTACAGTCTTCATCGGCGACTCTAGGTATAACAATAACTCTCGCTGTACAAGGACTTATTGATTATCAAACAGCTGTGGCACTTGTGCTAGGAGAAAACGTAGGAACAACTATAACTGCATGCCTAGCATCAATAGGGGCTAGAGCAAATGCAAAGAGAGCGGCATATGCACATACGATTATAAATATAGCAGGGGTAATATGGGCCACATCCATATTTGGACTTTACATAAAATTCCTTCATAATTTTGCAAACCCAGAGACAGACATTACGAGGTTTATAGCTACTGCCCACACAATGTTTAACGTGTCTAACGTAATTCTCTTTACCCCTTTAATCGGTTTTGTGGCTAATTTCCTTATGAAAGTGGTAAAAGATGATGAAGAAAAGGTAAAATCTGTGACACATTTAGACATACGTATGGTCGATACTCCTACACTTGTAATAGATCAAACTAAAAAAGAGATTCTAGTTATGGCAGACGACATAAAAACTATGCTGGCAGGCCTAGATTCTGCTTTACAAGATAGTACTCAGATTAAAAAAACGGTAGAAGAACAGAGTGCTTTAGAAGAGAAACTGGATATTGTACAGAAGGAAGTTTCAGATGTAAACTTTATAATTCTTAATCATGAATTAGAGAAAAAATATGTAGACGAAACACGAGTTAATCTAGAAGTATGCGATGAATATGAGACAATAAGCGACTACTCTTTGAGGATTGCAAAGACTCTTAACAAACTAAGTGAAAATGATATATTGCTTAATGAAACTAAGGTAAATGATCTTAAAAAAGTCCACGATAAAGTAGCTGATTTCTTTGTATTTGCAAATGAAGCCTATAAGTCAAATGATAAAGAAACTCTTATAGAGGCTATGAGAAAAGCTACAGATATAAAAAATGAGTATAAAAAAGCTAGAAATGATCACATGGAAAGAGTAGGGGAAAATAAAATGCCTGCAATGCTAAGTACAGGGTACATGGATATACTTAACCACTACAGAAGAATGAGGGACCACATATTACATATAGTTGAAGCTTTGACAGTATAG